The Chloroflexota bacterium genome includes a region encoding these proteins:
- a CDS encoding dihydropteroate synthase: protein MRTTISSATRTVTISPDDPFVIIGERINPTGRRQLLAEMQAGDLSRVRRDAISQTESGAHILDVNAGVPGADEVALLTQVVKEVMAVTDLPLCFDSANPAALEAALELYTGKPLINSVTGEESSMERVLPLVKKYNAAVIAMPNDEGGIHLDPQERLAVARKILERAQDYGIPPEDVIIDCQAMAVSADHRAGPATLETIRLVRQELGNNTTIGASNISFGLPDRKALNATFLAMAIAVGLTCAITNPNVAEIRKTIRAADLFMGRDEFAMNWITAFRAEQAEKS from the coding sequence ATGCGTACAACGATCTCTTCCGCAACCCGCACGGTGACGATCAGCCCGGACGATCCGTTCGTCATCATCGGTGAGCGCATCAATCCCACCGGCCGCAGGCAGCTGCTGGCCGAAATGCAGGCCGGTGATCTCAGCCGCGTGCGTCGGGACGCCATCTCGCAGACGGAGTCCGGAGCCCATATTTTGGATGTGAACGCGGGTGTGCCGGGGGCTGACGAGGTCGCCCTGCTCACCCAGGTCGTGAAGGAGGTGATGGCGGTCACCGACCTGCCCCTCTGCTTCGATTCCGCCAACCCCGCCGCGCTGGAGGCCGCCCTGGAGCTCTACACGGGCAAGCCTTTGATCAACTCCGTCACCGGTGAGGAGTCGTCCATGGAGCGGGTGCTCCCGCTGGTGAAAAAGTACAACGCGGCGGTGATCGCCATGCCCAACGACGAGGGCGGCATCCACCTCGACCCGCAGGAGCGCCTGGCCGTCGCCCGCAAGATCCTGGAGCGGGCCCAGGATTATGGCATCCCGCCGGAGGACGTGATCATCGACTGCCAGGCGATGGCCGTCAGCGCCGATCACCGTGCCGGCCCGGCCACCCTGGAGACGATCCGCCTGGTCCGTCAGGAGTTGGGCAACAACACCACCATCGGAGCGAGCAACATCTCCTTCGGGCTGCCGGATCGCAAGGCGCTGAACGCTACCTTCCTGGCCATGGCCATCGCCGTGGGGCTCACCTGTGCCATCACCAATCCCAACGTGGCCGAGATCCGTAAGACGATCCGGGCGGCCGACCTGTTCATGGGCCGCGATGAGTTCGCCATGAACTGGATCACCGCCTTCCGGGCCGAGCAGGCCGAGAAATCCTAG
- a CDS encoding DNRLRE domain-containing protein: MVGTNRAEAAPGAVQEPARQEALSEPAARPGVRRPGIYVFWDYVNLDPQKYPIVGSHQDFSWTRLEPTEGNYRWDVVDRWVDDHIAYGKYVGIAFDTYGGIDSKESYATPDWLFAKYPHLKVNCDGYIIPRYWHPDFLAEYEKFVSAVGARYDGDPRIEWVQVAAGLYGETQPAENQFDSCLEAAGLTSDLWVETVNRIVDMYVNAFPRTTLFLQYAPTFIRQSERRRFTDYAASRGVGLKHNGLRPDGGDGMIIDNPDYSLFGAGQYDPMFKWWEKVPIAWESYDNLMTGVEGTLWGVYSGLNKHADYFVFSLDVVTDPDRFEILEFANEHLGRTLEDTPSVWVALRETEGSWYPQYGNYDFWLYQNDDAPGGKTVPLWRVGSAPEGRYTRRTDEATDNPYMYFDVDNGYIYGGTNRVTINVIYYDQGTDTWELQYDAVGTDNFKSAGIVRKTNTRTWKKVSFELDDAEFADGQPGGGKYAGSDFRIWSRDDGDEIIHFVQVIRKPGMPVTVSLQEGVDGYQGTADTFLSAWQPTSNFGKEARIAVRSQGVMNGLLQFDLSSIPARAPVTGATLHLYRFNRTNGNPMDLEVYGVRRSWQESQATWQIAQSGSAWGAPGAEQPQVDRDATPVASVPLPDANGWVTVDVTSLVRDWAVNPLANYGLLLKGQSEAKVEYSFYSSDAIDPSLRPRLVVTYTVGGSTEPTPTPTLVPTSTPVPPGQPTSTPTPTSQLSSIVLQEGVGSYNGTSDTWLSSWSPGSNYGRDVELRVRSRDQMHALLRFDLEGRLPAGAVVTKAWLDVYPIARSNSNTQTLEAYEVLRSWNDVQATWQQAVIGGLWSQPGANGVNVDRAADPVDSVNVSRLNSWVSLDVTSLVAKWLANPSSNHGILLKGPSYANVRYTYASSEAENVSIRPRLRVTYYVEGGPGPTPTSAPPTATPTPTVSAPTATPSPGGSGGWELSFTVPKAPPSLKVWWIDFPSRNVGYAVGGPEWTESSGTAFIYKTTDGGRTWTEVEHPATANRAFLSSVDCKDENTCWVVGRFATIMRTTNGGASWQKSPRPTDRYGNPYGGFLYSVRWTGTGNTVLVGTTLNFILRSTDGYNFGPVPVTNNFVVRDIECPTTSVCFAAAKGRLYYSWDGGAHWGMKAWYTDQQLLALDPKADVRYAYGISFVDKDTGWIVATLEDPGPNDSPGIILKISNATSSSPKFELQAKVPVALERVQMVNDRLGYAIGWEGHIYRTTDGQTWQRMDGPPTTANLMSLYVFGEDDLWVGDDQGHIWHYGGGSGQPLPTSTPVPTATWTSTPVPPPGGATVTPTPTVPVGGTPVEVELVAGADTYLNAWSAGTNYGGRTTFRVRSQDVMHGLVWFDVSKIPSGVVIQEAELRLFQNSRSNGNALRLEVYGMRRGWEEKQANWDWARVGERWGVAGAVGGTDRDSEPVAMVDLNQDQGYVRLDVRALVQAWVNGERANEGMQLRGVSSGKVEYSFASRENSAMAYWPRLRVKYTTAPPPTPTPTYTPTPTATLPSTPTPVPTATPTNSLPDQRRQIESHYTANPPVIDGDLSDWGGEPTLVLDVNTARYVNPRSSPAPSDVSLTLRSRWDQNYLYLAIQVVDDIIVADSTDIWRDDGVELGFDGSNDDAGGSADDHQFTFAVDGRVTDFGVNPVPDLISNVQTTADGYIIEIAVPKKLLGGGNFYTGQVLGFTVGLHDDDDGGDWDSYLIWEGTSTISRQNEFGDLALVGAIATPTPTPSPTPTPTPLTIVVQHGVSGNVNAQDTFINAWSPGSNYGSSTGLKVRSRNVMGALLFFDLDGVVPDGARVIRATLDLYQYARSNSNPLTLEAYGVKRPWSAAQATWEYAQAGQRWGQPGANDVNTDRDAEPTDSTLLERASGWASLDVTAIVQRWVDGANYGVLLKGQSPGAVEYRFYSSEWWQPEMRPRLTIQYVP, from the coding sequence ATGGTGGGTACAAATCGGGCTGAGGCGGCTCCAGGCGCGGTCCAGGAACCGGCGCGACAGGAAGCTTTAAGCGAGCCGGCAGCGCGGCCTGGCGTGCGTCGCCCGGGAATTTATGTCTTTTGGGATTACGTGAACCTGGATCCTCAGAAGTACCCCATCGTCGGCAGCCATCAGGACTTCAGCTGGACGCGTTTAGAGCCGACGGAGGGGAATTATCGCTGGGATGTGGTGGATCGTTGGGTCGACGATCATATCGCCTATGGCAAATACGTGGGGATCGCCTTTGATACCTATGGGGGAATCGATTCCAAGGAGAGCTACGCGACGCCGGACTGGCTCTTCGCCAAGTACCCGCACTTGAAGGTGAACTGCGACGGGTACATCATCCCCCGTTACTGGCATCCGGACTTCCTGGCCGAGTACGAGAAGTTCGTGTCGGCGGTCGGCGCGCGGTACGATGGCGACCCGCGCATCGAGTGGGTGCAGGTGGCGGCCGGCCTTTATGGGGAGACCCAGCCGGCGGAGAATCAGTTCGATTCCTGCCTGGAGGCGGCCGGCCTGACCAGCGATCTGTGGGTGGAGACGGTCAACCGCATCGTGGACATGTACGTGAACGCGTTCCCGCGCACGACCCTCTTCCTCCAGTATGCCCCGACCTTCATTCGCCAGTCGGAGCGCCGTCGGTTCACCGACTATGCGGCGTCCCGGGGCGTTGGCCTCAAGCACAACGGCCTCCGGCCCGACGGCGGCGATGGGATGATCATCGACAATCCCGATTACTCGCTGTTCGGGGCGGGGCAGTACGATCCCATGTTCAAGTGGTGGGAGAAGGTGCCCATCGCCTGGGAGAGCTACGACAACCTGATGACCGGCGTGGAGGGCACCCTGTGGGGCGTCTACAGCGGCCTGAACAAGCACGCTGATTACTTCGTCTTCTCCCTTGATGTGGTGACGGACCCCGATCGATTCGAGATCCTGGAGTTCGCCAACGAGCATCTGGGGCGCACCCTGGAGGATACGCCCAGCGTGTGGGTGGCGCTCCGGGAGACGGAAGGGTCCTGGTATCCTCAATACGGCAATTACGATTTCTGGCTGTATCAGAACGACGACGCGCCGGGCGGGAAGACGGTGCCGCTCTGGCGCGTGGGCTCGGCTCCCGAGGGCCGATATACGCGTCGTACCGATGAGGCCACGGATAACCCGTACATGTACTTTGATGTGGACAACGGGTATATCTACGGCGGCACGAATCGGGTCACCATCAACGTCATTTACTACGACCAGGGCACGGACACGTGGGAGCTCCAGTACGACGCGGTGGGCACGGACAACTTCAAGAGCGCCGGCATCGTGCGCAAGACGAATACCCGGACCTGGAAGAAGGTGAGCTTCGAGCTGGATGATGCGGAGTTCGCCGATGGTCAGCCCGGCGGCGGGAAGTACGCGGGCAGCGACTTCCGCATCTGGAGCCGGGACGATGGCGATGAGATCATCCACTTCGTCCAGGTGATCCGGAAGCCGGGCATGCCCGTCACGGTGAGCCTCCAGGAGGGGGTGGACGGCTACCAGGGCACGGCCGATACGTTCCTGAGCGCGTGGCAGCCCACGAGCAACTTCGGCAAGGAGGCTCGCATCGCGGTGCGCTCTCAGGGCGTGATGAATGGGCTACTGCAGTTCGACCTGTCCAGCATCCCCGCCCGCGCGCCCGTCACCGGCGCGACGCTTCACCTCTATCGCTTCAATCGTACCAACGGCAATCCCATGGATCTGGAGGTGTACGGGGTGAGGCGGTCGTGGCAAGAGTCCCAGGCGACCTGGCAGATCGCACAGTCGGGATCGGCCTGGGGCGCGCCCGGCGCGGAGCAGCCGCAGGTGGACCGCGATGCCACGCCTGTGGCCAGCGTTCCGCTGCCGGACGCCAACGGATGGGTGACGGTGGATGTGACGTCGCTGGTGCGTGACTGGGCGGTCAACCCGCTTGCCAATTACGGTCTGCTGCTGAAGGGGCAGAGCGAGGCCAAGGTGGAGTACAGCTTCTACTCCTCCGACGCCATAGACCCGAGTCTGCGCCCTCGCCTGGTGGTCACGTACACGGTGGGTGGCTCGACGGAGCCCACCCCGACACCCACGCTCGTGCCGACCTCGACGCCGGTCCCGCCGGGGCAGCCGACGTCTACCCCGACGCCCACCAGCCAGCTGTCCTCCATCGTCCTGCAGGAGGGGGTGGGCAGCTACAACGGCACGTCGGATACGTGGCTGAGCTCCTGGTCTCCGGGAAGCAACTACGGCCGCGATGTGGAGCTTCGGGTGCGCTCCCGGGACCAGATGCACGCGCTGTTGCGCTTTGACCTGGAGGGGCGTCTGCCCGCGGGTGCCGTGGTCACGAAGGCGTGGCTGGACGTGTACCCCATCGCCCGCTCGAACTCCAATACGCAGACGTTAGAGGCGTACGAGGTCTTGCGCAGCTGGAACGATGTGCAGGCCACGTGGCAGCAGGCGGTCATCGGCGGGCTGTGGTCGCAGCCGGGCGCGAATGGCGTGAACGTCGATCGGGCGGCCGATCCGGTGGACAGCGTCAACGTCAGCCGCCTGAACAGCTGGGTGAGTCTGGACGTGACCAGCCTGGTGGCCAAGTGGCTGGCCAACCCGTCCAGCAACCATGGCATCCTGCTGAAGGGGCCCAGCTACGCGAACGTGCGGTACACGTACGCCAGCTCGGAGGCGGAGAATGTGTCCATCCGGCCGCGGCTGCGCGTGACCTACTACGTGGAAGGAGGGCCTGGCCCCACGCCTACGTCGGCGCCGCCTACGGCTACGCCGACCCCGACCGTCTCGGCGCCTACGGCCACACCATCGCCTGGCGGTAGTGGCGGCTGGGAGCTCTCGTTCACGGTGCCCAAGGCGCCGCCCTCTCTCAAGGTGTGGTGGATCGACTTCCCCAGCCGGAATGTCGGCTATGCCGTGGGTGGGCCGGAGTGGACGGAGAGCAGCGGCACGGCCTTCATCTACAAGACCACGGATGGCGGGCGTACCTGGACGGAGGTCGAGCATCCGGCCACGGCGAATCGGGCCTTCCTGTCGTCCGTGGACTGCAAGGATGAGAACACGTGCTGGGTGGTCGGCCGGTTTGCGACCATCATGCGGACCACCAACGGCGGGGCGAGCTGGCAGAAGTCGCCGCGGCCGACGGATCGGTACGGCAACCCGTACGGCGGGTTCCTGTACTCCGTCCGCTGGACCGGCACGGGGAATACCGTCCTGGTGGGCACGACGCTGAACTTCATCCTGCGCTCCACCGACGGGTACAACTTCGGCCCCGTCCCCGTCACGAACAACTTCGTGGTGCGGGACATCGAGTGCCCGACCACCAGCGTCTGCTTTGCCGCTGCCAAGGGACGGCTGTACTACTCCTGGGACGGCGGTGCTCACTGGGGGATGAAGGCCTGGTACACGGACCAGCAGTTGCTCGCCCTGGATCCCAAGGCTGACGTCCGGTATGCGTACGGGATCAGCTTTGTGGACAAGGACACTGGGTGGATCGTGGCCACTTTGGAGGATCCCGGGCCCAACGATTCGCCCGGCATCATCCTCAAGATCAGCAACGCGACGAGCAGCTCGCCGAAGTTCGAGCTCCAGGCGAAGGTCCCCGTGGCCCTAGAGCGCGTGCAGATGGTGAACGACCGGCTGGGATACGCCATCGGCTGGGAGGGGCACATCTATCGCACGACGGATGGCCAGACCTGGCAGCGGATGGACGGCCCGCCGACGACGGCGAACCTGATGTCGCTGTACGTGTTCGGCGAGGATGACCTGTGGGTCGGCGATGACCAGGGGCACATCTGGCATTACGGTGGTGGCAGTGGCCAGCCTCTGCCTACTTCCACGCCGGTTCCGACGGCGACGTGGACGTCGACGCCTGTGCCTCCGCCTGGGGGTGCGACGGTGACGCCGACGCCGACGGTGCCGGTGGGTGGCACGCCGGTGGAGGTGGAGTTGGTAGCGGGTGCGGACACGTATTTGAATGCGTGGTCTGCGGGGACGAATTATGGTGGGCGGACGACGTTCCGTGTGCGTTCGCAGGATGTGATGCATGGGTTGGTGTGGTTTGATGTGAGCAAGATTCCGTCGGGGGTGGTGATCCAGGAGGCGGAGTTAAGGTTATTCCAGAACAGTCGGTCGAATGGGAATGCGTTGCGGTTGGAAGTGTATGGGATGCGGCGAGGTTGGGAGGAGAAGCAGGCGAATTGGGATTGGGCGCGAGTTGGAGAGAGGTGGGGAGTAGCTGGGGCGGTAGGAGGGACGGATCGGGATAGTGAGCCTGTGGCGATGGTGGATTTGAATCAGGATCAGGGGTATGTGCGGTTGGATGTGAGGGCGTTGGTGCAGGCGTGGGTGAATGGGGAGCGAGCGAATGAGGGGATGCAGTTGCGAGGGGTGAGTAGTGGGAAGGTGGAGTATTCGTTTGCGTCGCGGGAGAATTCGGCGATGGCGTATTGGCCGCGGTTGCGGGTGAAGTACACGACGGCGCCGCCGCCGACGCCTACGCCTACGTACACGCCGACGCCGACGGCCACGTTGCCCTCTACACCCACGCCGGTTCCGACGGCGACGCCGACCAACTCGCTGCCGGATCAGCGGCGTCAGATCGAAAGCCATTACACGGCCAATCCGCCGGTCATCGATGGCGACCTGAGCGATTGGGGTGGCGAGCCCACGCTGGTGTTGGACGTGAACACGGCCCGTTACGTGAACCCGCGCTCCTCGCCTGCCCCGAGCGACGTCAGCCTGACGCTGCGCAGCCGCTGGGACCAGAACTATCTCTACCTTGCCATCCAGGTCGTGGATGACATCATCGTGGCGGACAGCACCGATATCTGGCGCGATGACGGCGTCGAGCTGGGCTTCGATGGCAGCAACGACGATGCGGGCGGCAGCGCGGACGATCACCAGTTCACCTTCGCCGTGGACGGCCGGGTGACCGACTTCGGCGTCAACCCGGTGCCGGACCTGATCTCCAACGTCCAGACCACGGCTGACGGGTACATCATCGAGATCGCCGTGCCGAAGAAGTTGTTGGGTGGCGGCAACTTCTACACCGGCCAGGTGCTCGGGTTCACCGTCGGGTTGCACGATGACGATGATGGCGGCGACTGGGATAGCTACCTCATCTGGGAGGGAACCAGCACCATCAGCCGCCAGAACGAGTTCGGGGACCTGGCTCTGGTGGGCGCCATCGCCACGCCAACGCCTACCCCGTCGCCCACACCCACTCCGACGCCGTTGACGATCGTGGTGCAGCATGGGGTGTCCGGAAACGTGAACGCCCAGGACACGTTCATCAACGCCTGGTCGCCTGGGAGCAACTACGGCTCCAGCACGGGCCTGAAGGTGCGCTCGAGGAACGTGATGGGTGCGCTGCTGTTCTTCGATCTGGACGGGGTGGTGCCGGATGGCGCCCGGGTCATTCGGGCGACGCTGGACCTGTACCAGTACGCCCGGTCCAACAGCAACCCGCTGACGCTGGAGGCCTATGGGGTCAAGCGGCCCTGGAGCGCGGCCCAGGCCACCTGGGAATACGCGCAGGCGGGCCAGCGTTGGGGACAGCCCGGCGCCAATGATGTGAACACCGATCGGGATGCGGAGCCGACGGATTCCACCCTGCTGGAGCGCGCATCCGGATGGGCTTCGCTGGACGTGACGGCGATCGTCCAGCGGTGGGTGGACGGCGCCAACTACGGGGTGCTCCTCAAGGGGCAGAGCCCGGGGGCGGTGGAGTACCGGTTCTACTCCTCGGAGTGGTGGCAGCCGGAGATGCGCCCACGGCTGACGATCCAGTACGTGCCGTAA
- a CDS encoding sugar transferase has protein sequence MLQGQRQATPWRQTTPASSTDRPRGGLWASGRGYELTKRLLDIVLATALLVILSPLMLIIAIAIKLDSPGPVIYVQRRLGKNGRVFRFYKFRSMTADTDHTVAHREFVRTYINGNGTGDHHHLYKPASNGRCITRVGKILRRTSLDELPQLVNVLKGDMSLVGPRALPDYELEQYNDWHRRRLEVLPGITGLAQINGRSRLTFNEIVALDIQYIENRSLALDLWILLKTIPVVLSGKDAG, from the coding sequence ATGTTGCAAGGGCAGAGACAGGCGACTCCATGGCGGCAGACGACACCTGCGTCTTCCACGGATCGCCCACGGGGCGGCCTATGGGCTTCCGGGCGTGGCTATGAGCTGACCAAGCGATTGCTGGATATCGTCTTGGCCACCGCGCTCCTCGTGATCCTCTCGCCGCTCATGCTCATCATCGCCATCGCGATCAAGTTGGACTCTCCTGGCCCCGTGATCTACGTGCAGCGGCGCCTGGGGAAGAATGGCCGGGTCTTCCGCTTCTATAAATTCCGCTCCATGACCGCCGATACGGATCACACCGTGGCGCATCGTGAGTTCGTGCGCACCTACATCAACGGCAATGGAACGGGCGATCATCACCACCTCTACAAGCCGGCCAGCAATGGGCGTTGCATCACCCGCGTGGGGAAGATCTTGCGACGCACCAGCCTGGACGAACTGCCCCAGCTTGTGAACGTGTTGAAGGGGGATATGAGCCTGGTGGGGCCGCGAGCGCTCCCGGACTATGAGCTGGAGCAGTATAACGACTGGCATCGTCGGCGGCTGGAGGTGTTGCCCGGGATCACCGGGCTGGCCCAGATCAATGGGCGCAGCCGTCTGACGTTCAACGAGATCGTGGCCCTGGACATCCAGTATATTGAAAACCGCTCGCTGGCGCTGGACCTGTGGATCTTGCTCAAGACCATTCCCGTGGTGCTCTCGGGTAAGGACGCTGGTTAG
- a CDS encoding DNRLRE domain-containing protein, whose amino-acid sequence MRRTVLILVVGLSCALAVAWFVPPRQPAMASLVGLSGTGQLTGVAWVDVDGAGDLDPDEPRVAWVQMILTGANDFRQEQYTDQEGAYRFTGLDGGYLLDAIPPGGYELFDPGSWPRFVQVQDGQTFTVNVRLRQVGTPAPTPTSTPTPTVTPTVTPTPYWDVGIIEPAYCQGVYLGSTEGGAQRADTYSCVPYWPETGPERVYVLHSAASQWVTVTLNYDPGSADLDVFLLSAPDPGRCEAYGDWGTQISWGPEDLYIVVDGYGGSAGSYELSVACQGGPFATATPTPTSTSTPTITPTPTPTPTATPTPTPIRHLAYLPAWLRAYPPPTPTPTPTPITTRVILQSGQSGYNGTTDTFLNAWDPNTNYGNEPWLSVRYDRPPGPTDIMSSLIRFDLGVLPAKAHIAGAWLKLYAQDRSNDNEIRIAAYQVLRAWKEGQANWYYASKDNPWAQPGCNDSMTDCSALPLDTVTVNALGGWYRWNITLAAQDWVADPGTNQGVILKGLAGLDEANVQYDFASSETGNINRRPQLIIDYWVAP is encoded by the coding sequence ATGAGACGAACCGTCCTCATCCTGGTCGTGGGCCTGTCCTGTGCGCTGGCGGTGGCCTGGTTCGTCCCGCCCAGGCAGCCGGCGATGGCTTCCCTGGTGGGGCTTTCCGGAACCGGCCAGCTTACCGGTGTGGCCTGGGTGGATGTGGACGGGGCGGGGGATCTGGACCCGGATGAGCCGCGGGTGGCGTGGGTCCAGATGATCTTGACGGGGGCGAACGACTTTCGCCAGGAGCAGTATACGGATCAGGAGGGCGCGTATCGGTTCACGGGGCTCGATGGCGGATATCTGCTGGATGCGATCCCCCCCGGCGGCTATGAGCTGTTCGATCCCGGCTCATGGCCCCGGTTCGTGCAGGTGCAGGACGGGCAGACGTTCACGGTGAACGTGCGGCTGCGGCAGGTGGGCACGCCCGCTCCCACGCCCACGTCCACGCCGACCCCCACCGTGACCCCGACCGTCACGCCGACCCCGTACTGGGATGTAGGGATTATTGAGCCTGCCTACTGTCAGGGCGTATACTTGGGGAGCACGGAGGGAGGGGCTCAGCGGGCTGACACGTACAGCTGCGTCCCCTACTGGCCGGAGACCGGCCCGGAGCGGGTCTACGTCCTGCATTCGGCGGCCAGCCAGTGGGTGACCGTCACGCTGAACTACGATCCGGGATCGGCCGACCTGGATGTGTTCCTGCTCTCGGCGCCGGATCCGGGTCGTTGTGAGGCATATGGAGATTGGGGGACGCAGATCTCGTGGGGCCCCGAGGATCTGTACATCGTCGTGGATGGTTATGGAGGGTCGGCGGGCTCCTATGAACTCTCCGTGGCCTGCCAGGGTGGTCCCTTTGCCACTGCGACACCGACCCCAACCTCGACGTCAACGCCGACGATCACCCCGACGCCCACGCCCACACCGACGGCCACACCGACACCTACGCCGATCCGCCACCTGGCTTATCTGCCGGCCTGGCTGCGGGCGTATCCCCCGCCGACGCCTACACCGACGCCGACGCCCATCACCACCCGTGTTATTTTGCAGAGCGGGCAATCCGGTTATAATGGGACGACTGATACCTTTTTGAACGCCTGGGACCCGAACACCAACTACGGGAACGAGCCCTGGCTTTCGGTCCGGTATGATCGTCCTCCGGGTCCGACGGACATCATGTCCTCTCTGATCCGGTTCGACCTAGGGGTGTTGCCCGCGAAGGCTCACATTGCGGGCGCCTGGCTGAAGTTGTACGCCCAGGATCGCAGCAATGACAACGAGATCCGGATAGCGGCCTATCAGGTCCTGCGTGCCTGGAAAGAGGGACAGGCCAACTGGTACTATGCCAGCAAGGACAATCCATGGGCCCAGCCGGGCTGTAATGACTCGATGACGGACTGTTCCGCGTTGCCTTTGGACACCGTTACCGTCAATGCTTTAGGGGGATGGTATCGTTGGAACATCACGTTGGCGGCTCAGGATTGGGTCGCTGACCCTGGCACGAACCAGGGTGTGATCCTGAAAGGGCTTGCGGGCCTGGACGAGGCCAACGTCCAGTATGATTTCGCCAGTTCGGAGACGGGGAACATCAACCGTCGGCCGCAGTTGATTATCGATTATTGGGTGGCGCCGTGA
- a CDS encoding radical SAM protein: MSWMGAVAKLARVDWGTWLSGVYDYNVRSHVRPLPPKILQVIVNYRCNARCAMCNIWQMKPERELSLEEFSRVMEDDIFRGIERLTVAGGETSLRKDLVPLVGMFLDRMPRLKALSTVTNGFLPERIVEDTERILEMCQARKIRFSISVSLEGLGDLHDQIRGVPGGFSRVERTLEGLRALQERYEFWLGVGYTVMHQNLRHVRQFRAWCEERGIPYGFQIVGFHDSYVSNLDRQNEVDFREEDRQELIAFMRELAAQRSLRNVTAFYWDDMVHMYRDGRPRQTPCPFSMDGLVLDSFGDVYYCLSSRKIGNVVDEGRSVSEIYYAPENLAYRDRMKQRACPKCNSACGVEVALKKDAKRYVKFLLTGRTGPETGPGPGQRLDAESPVSVSS; this comes from the coding sequence ATGTCGTGGATGGGCGCTGTGGCGAAATTGGCGAGGGTGGATTGGGGGACCTGGTTGAGCGGTGTCTATGATTATAACGTGCGGTCCCATGTCAGGCCGTTGCCTCCCAAGATCCTTCAGGTGATCGTCAACTACCGGTGTAATGCCCGCTGTGCGATGTGCAACATCTGGCAGATGAAGCCGGAGCGTGAGTTGAGCCTGGAGGAATTCTCGCGCGTCATGGAGGATGACATCTTTCGCGGGATCGAGCGCCTGACGGTGGCGGGAGGGGAGACCAGCCTGCGCAAGGATCTGGTCCCGCTGGTGGGCATGTTCCTGGACCGGATGCCCCGGCTGAAGGCGCTTTCCACCGTGACCAACGGTTTTCTCCCCGAGCGCATCGTGGAGGACACCGAGCGAATATTGGAGATGTGCCAGGCTCGCAAGATCCGATTCAGCATCTCCGTCTCCCTGGAAGGGCTCGGCGACTTGCATGATCAGATCCGGGGCGTGCCCGGCGGGTTCTCCAGGGTTGAGCGGACCCTGGAGGGGCTGCGCGCGTTGCAAGAGCGGTACGAGTTCTGGCTGGGCGTGGGGTACACGGTGATGCACCAGAATCTGCGCCACGTTCGCCAGTTTCGGGCCTGGTGTGAGGAGAGGGGTATCCCGTACGGCTTCCAGATCGTTGGCTTCCATGATTCGTACGTGTCCAATCTGGATCGCCAGAACGAGGTCGACTTCCGGGAGGAGGATCGGCAGGAGCTGATCGCCTTCATGCGGGAGCTGGCGGCGCAGCGGTCGTTGCGGAACGTCACGGCGTTCTACTGGGATGACATGGTGCACATGTATCGGGACGGCCGGCCGCGCCAGACCCCCTGTCCGTTCTCCATGGACGGCCTGGTCCTGGATTCCTTCGGTGATGTGTACTACTGCCTTTCCTCTCGCAAGATCGGCAACGTGGTGGATGAGGGCCGTTCGGTCAGTGAGATCTATTATGCGCCGGAGAACCTGGCGTATCGGGACCGCATGAAGCAGCGTGCGTGCCCGAAGTGTAACAGCGCCTGTGGGGTGGAGGTGGCGCTGAAGAAGGATGCCAAGCGCTACGTGAAGTTTCTGCTGACCGGGCGGACGGGGCCGGAGACCGGGCCCGGCCCGGGTCAGCGTCTCGATGCCGAAAGTCCGGTATCCGTTTCCTCGTAA